GGGTAGAGCGATTCAAGATCGAGCTTTAATTAGAAATAATGAACCTGCAGTAGGTATTGGGATTGTTCGGCAGGTAGGGGGGAATGTACCCGCAATTTCTCAGGGAATTCGTCAACAATTAGCTCTATTGGAAGAAAGATTCGATCGCGCTGGAGAGGGAATAGCTTTTGATATTACCTATGATGAAAATGACTATGTCAATCAATCAATTTCTTTTGTTCAGAGTAATCTAATTATTGGTGCAATTTTAGCCGCTTTAATTCTATTGTTGTTTTTGGGTTCTATTCGCACGGTGGCAGTAATTGCCATTTCGATCCCCACGACTTTAATTACGGTTTTTATCGTCTTCTATTTACTGGGTAGAACTTTAAATGTTATTAGTTTAGCTGGTTTAGCCTTTGCGGTGGGGATGGTGGTAGATAATGCGATCGTAGTTTTAGAAAATATTTTCAGTCATTTACAAAAAGGTAAAACTCCCGTAAAAGCCGCCATTGACGGAACTAACGAAGTTGCAGGGGCAATGTTAGCCTCTACCCTAACCACCGTAGCAGTATTTGCTCCGATTATTTTAGTTACAGGAGAAGCAGGGCAGTTGTTTTTTGATATTGGTATTGCCCTCTCTGTGTCTGTGTTATTTTCTCTTTTTGCGGCTATTACCTTAGTGCCTATGTTGGCGGGATTATTCCTTAAGCATAACGAAGCAGAACAAATGCTCTCAGGGGTAATATCGGATCAAGGAAATGGGCTAGAAAGAGCGATCGCACAAACTTCAGCAATATTTCGTTTATTACAGAGTAAATTAGAAGCCTTTTTGCTAAAAACCGTTCGTTGGTCTTTAGGAGAAGGTAAATTGAAAAGAAGACTATTTGTGTTAGCTTCTCCCCTGCTTTTATTAATAATAAGTTTGCAACTTTTGCCTCCTGCGGACTACTTACCAGAAGGAAATCGTAACCTAATTATTTGGTTAGCAGAACCGTATCCCGGGACAAGTATTCCTGAAGCCATAGAACTTTCTGAAGCCCCTAGAAATTTTGTTGCTCAACAACCTGAAGTAATGCGTACTTTATATGTTCATCGCCCCGGGCGCAGAATAATTGCCGCTTTTATTAAACCTGAGTTAGCTACGAGTAATAATCTCAACAGCTTAGTGGAAAGATTAAGAGCAAAAAGTAATGACTACCCCGGCTATCGTTTTCTGATCCCCATTAGAGCCTCTATTTTCCAAAATCCGGGGAAAGAATTTGAAATACAAATTATCGGGGAAAATCTTGAGCAGTTAAACCAAATTCAACAGGAAATCAGTCAACAAATTCGCAGTTTAGAAGGGGTGCGTAATGTGCGATCGAATTTTGTTACAGGCGCACCAGAATTACAAATTATTCCTAATCGGGTTCGTTTAGCAGAAGCTCAAATTTCTGAGGCAGACTTAGGAGAAGTGGTACAAGCGGCTTTAGGCGGAGTTAGGGCTTCTGAATTTGTTGATGGTAATCGAGAATTGGATGTAACAGTGGAGTTAAAAGATACCTTTGTTTCTTCTCCTGAGCAGTTACGTCAATTGGCTATTTACAATGGACAGGGCAAAAGATTACAGTTAGCTGATATTGCAGAAGTATTTGAAACCACCGGGGCTGATACCATTAATCATGTGGACTTAGAAAGGTCTATAACTCTCACCGTTAGCCTCGATCGTGAAGCTCCTTTAGGTGCTTTAATAGAACAAACTCAACGGGAAATTCTTGATCCTTTACAAGAAACATTGCCCTCTGATGTGCGTTTGGAGTTAGCAGGTTCTGCGGATGTCTTAGGAGAAACTCTATTTCAATTGGCTTCTACTTTTGTTCTCTCTTTAATCATTACCTATCTATTATTAGTGGCTTTATATAAGTCTTTTACTTATCCGATAATTATTATGGCAACCGTACCAATGGGGATTACAGGGGCATTGTTGAGCTTAGTTATAGCTAATTCAATTCCGGGGGTAGTTGTACCATTAGATATGATTACAGGATTAGGATTTGTTATCTTGACAGGAATTGTAGTTAATAATGCAATTTTGTTAGTGGATAGAGCTTTACAATTACAAGAAGAAGGAATGGAATATAACACCTCCTTATATTATGCCGTGAGCGATCGCCTTCGTCCTATTTTTATGTCTGCTGGAACAAGTGTATTGGGAATGTTGCCTTTAGCACTATTACCGGGGAAAGGAACGGAACTCTATCAAGGTTTAGGAGTTGTTTTGGTGGGGGGCTTAATACTTTCTACTTTTTTAACTCCCACAATTATTCCCGCTTTGATGGGTTTATTACAGGATTTTTCTGGGAAAAATCATCAACAATCATCATCGCAAACATCTCCTCCTGTTGGCACATTGCAGAACTAGAAAACTACCTGAGTTCGGAGTTATAGTTATTTCAATTCAACGACCAATGAAGCCCAAGCCATAAATCTTTGCCGAAGATATAGGTTTCTGATTTATTGGGCTTTGGGGCTTTTATTTAGCTATTTCTCGCACTGGGCAAAGCAATACCTTCTACAGCTTGACGGTAAGGCTCAACAGATTCACTATAGTCAATAGGAAGCACAGCACAAACATTCTCATGAGGACGAGGAATAATAACCCAAGACTCAAGAGCTGCACCTTCAGCCTTTTCAACTGCATCAATACCAGCAGCCATAGCGGTTTTAACCTCAGAGACATCTCCTCTAATATTGACGGTAAAACGGGCGCTACCTACACGAATATAACCAACAAGGGTTACTCTTCCTGCTTTAACCATAGCATCGGCGGCGGCTAAAACTCCGGGAAATCCTTTGGTTTCAAGAGATCCAACTGCTGATTGGGAAGGCATAAAAAAATTCTCCTAAAATTTATATAAAAATTAACGATAATATAGAACAATTACTAAAAAGTAAATCGATAAGGCTCAGAGGCTTCTGTGTAATGTATTGGCAAAACGTCCACTACATTGGGGGGAGGATTCGGAACAATATAATGACTTTGAATTACTCCTCCAAAAACATTTGCTCCTTCTCGGATACCTTCTTCCATTGCCCGTTTGACTTCGGATACAGGACCTCGAAAAGCAATGATAAAATCACCTTTTTCTGCTTTATCGAAATAAACGATAGTAACACGAGCGGCTTTTACCACCGCATCGGCTGTCGCCAAAATGGATGGAAAACCGAGGGTTTCAATTACTCCTACTGCTTCAGGCATCGGTGATCAAAAAATAGATATTAAGTAATTTATCTATTTAGATTTTGCTAACATAATTTGTTTGTTGTTAGGAAATCTAAGGTCGATTCTGCTAATCTTACCATTTCTTGGTAACAGGGGAGAATAACCTGTCACTATTGAATATTGAATATTGATAATTAACTATATAAGTAGAAGTAATAAATAAAGCTCTATTACTTTGAGTATGTAACCTCAGTTCAGTTTAAGAATGTCGGATAAGGTTAGGTTTCAGGTTGCAGGTTGCAGGTGCTAGGGAGAAATGAGTTCGGAGAGTTTCTCGTAAGGGTTGAATATATTCAACCCCTACCATCCCAATATCCTGACCTAACAACCGATAGTATCTATTTTCTAAACATTTTTAACATTCTTTGGGTGACTAAAAAGCCTCCAGAAATATTAATTGTTCCCACTAAAATTGCGATCGCACCTAGTATAGTGGTAGGAGAAGTTAGTTCTCCTGAAATTTGCAACATTCCACCAACAATTATAATACCGCTAATAGCATTAGTGACGCTCATTAAGGGAGTGTGTAGGGCAGGGGTTACATTCCAGATGACCTGCCAACCAACAAAAACAGCTAAAATAAAAACCGTAAAATGGGATAAGAAAGACTCAGGTGCACCTATACCGATGCCGATAAGGGCTAAAATAGCTAACAATGCCCAAATAATTCCCCCATTGCCTTTTTTCTCTTTTTTACTCTCCGTTGTAACAATTTTCGCTTCTGGTTTAACAGGAGTGGCAGGAGATGGTTGAGCAATTTTTGGTGGGGGAAAAGTAATTTCTCCTTGGTGAGTGACTAAAGCCCCTCGAATTACCTCATCTTCAAGATTAACGGTGAATTTATCATTACCGCCCATATCTTTGAGCAAATGCCACAAATTAGTGCCATATAATTGACTAGATTGGCTGGCCATGCGACTGGGTAAATCTGTTAAACCAACAATAGTTACCCCAGCATATTGATAAATTTCATTGGGCTTTGTAACTTCACAGTTACCACCTTGTTCTGCCGCTAAATCAACGATGACTGAGCCTTCTTTCATGGTTTGCACCATCTCTTCTGTAATTAACTTCGGTGCAGGTTTCCCCGGTATTAGTGCAGTAGTGATAATAATATCAACATCTTCAGCTTGTTCAGCAAATAAAGCCATTTCTGCGTCAATAAACTCCTTGCTCATGGTTTTGGCATAACCACCTTCCCCAGAGCCATCTTCTGCAAATTCGAGTTCTAAAAATTCTCCTCCAAGACTTTCTACTTGTTCTTTTACCACTAATCTGGTGTCAAAAGCTCTAACAATCGCCCCTAAACTTTTTGCCGCACCAATAGCCGCTAACCCAGCAACTCCAGCACCAATAACTAGGACTTTTGCTGGAGGCACTTTTCCGGCGGCGGTAATTTGCCCAGTGAAAAATCTTCCAAAATTATTGGCGGCTTCAATAACGGCTCTATAACCTGCAATATTTGCCATACTAGATAAAGCATCTAGTTTTTGGGCTCTACTGATACGAGGCACCGCATCCATAGCCAATACAGTTGCCTGTTTATCGGATAATTTTTCTAATAATTCGGAATTTTGAGCGGGATAAATGAAGCTAATTAAAGTCTTTTCCGCAGTTAACAATTCCACTTCTTCGGGTTGAGGGGGACGTACTTTGAGGATTATATCTCCTTCTTGCCACAGTTTTTCTCTATTTTCGATGATTTTACAACCTACTTCAGTATAAGCGCGATCGCTGAAATTGGCTTTTTCCCCTGCTTGGGTTTCAACTAAAACGGTAAAACCGAGTTTTTGTAATTTGGTAGCAGTATCTGGAGTCGCACTAACTCGACATTCTGACGGATAAATCTCTTTAGGAATGGCGATTTTTAGGGATGTCTGTACAGAATCGGAAGTAATGTTTTCTGTCAGAGTCGCAGTCATAATTTCTCCTACTTAGTTTTGAGGGTTTTTCTCTTATACTTTGCATGGTAGGATCATTCTCTTTTTTTACCTCTTAATTTAAACTTCTCTTAGTAATTGACACGGATTTATTTACATTCTGTTACTCGTTAGCTTTCTCAGAATTAACAACTGACGTTACGCACTTATTCATGTGTTAAGTTTTAGTAGGTTTCAGGTTTCAGGTTTCAGGTATCAAGTAGCAAATTTAATTTTCATAAGATTACATTATTTTATCCAAGAATTTAGAATAAGAAAATCAATTAATTATATTTTTTGTCAATTTTTTAACCTAATACCTAACACCCGACACCTACTCTTATCTAATATTCTTAAACTGAACTGAGGTTTGGTAATAATTTATAGTTACTAATTTTATGGACAAATATCCACTCAATTAGCTTTATAGACTTTAACGTCTAATGGCTTAACTACAAAGCTCACTATCGAGTCCTTAATCCTAAAAGATTAAACTTCTCGACTACTTTTGGTGGTTTTATTTCTAGCTAAAACTTTTACGTTGGTAGCCCAATAGTTAAGGAAAAATTAACTGAATCCTTACCAACAACCCCATAGTTTTAAGGTTTATTTAACCTTATTATAAAATATTTGACCATAAATTCGGTGAAATAATTTAATACTGAAAAAATTTTTCTTCCTTTATTAATTGATAATGATTTGATGATATATTGATTAGTCAAATTAACTATTAGCTATTTAGAAAAAACTATTTATGCGTATTGCCCTATTTACCGAAACATTTTTACCGAAAGTTGACGGTATTGTTACCCGTCTCAAACACACCGTTGAACATTTACAAAAACAAGGGGATGAAGTTTTGATTTTTTCTCCTGAAGGTGGTTTGAAAGAATATAAAGGTGCAAAAATTAACGGTATTAAGGGTATTCCTTTGCCTCTATATCCAGAATTAAAATTGGCGATTCCTAATCCTTCTATTGGTTTTAGTTTGAGAAGATTTAAACCTGATTTAGTTCATGTGGTGAATCCTGCGGTTTTAGGGTTAGGAGGCATTTTTTATGCGAAAAAATACGATATTCCTTTAGTCGCTTCTTATCATACCCATTTGCCCCAGTATCTTCATCATTACAATTTGGGGGCTTTAGAAGGTTTATTGTGGGAAATGTTGAAATTAGCTCATAATCAGGCAAGATTAAATCTTTGTACTTCCACTGCGATGGTGAATGAGTTGGAAAGTCACGGTATTGAGAGAGTTGATTTATGGCAAAGAGGAGTTGATACGGATTCTTTTCACCCTGATTTAATTTCTAATCAAATGCGCGATCGCCTCTCTGGTGGTAATCCTGATGCACCCTTACTATTATATGTAGGAAGAGTTTCCGCAGAGAAAGAAATTGATAAAATTAAACCCGTATTGGAAAACATCCCGAATGCAAGACTGGCAATTGTGGGAAATGGTCCTGCGAGAGAGGAGTTAGAGGCGTTATTTGCAGGAACAAATACTAATTTTGTGGGCTATTTACACGGACAGGATTTAGGCTCGGCTTATGCTTCGGCGGATGCGTTTATTTTTCCTTCTTCCACAGAAACCCTCGGTTTAGTGTTACTAGAAGCGATGGCGGCAGGATGCCCTGTGGTAGCGGCAAGACGGGGTGGTATTCCTGATATTGTTACCGATGGTGTTAATGGTTATTTATTTGAACCTGATGATCCTCAAGGTGCGATCGCAGCTACTCAAAAATTATTAGCTAAAACCGATGAGAGAGAACAATTAAGGCAAAACGCTCGGAAAGAAGCGGAAAAATGGGGTTGGGCTTCTGCTACGACTCAATTACGCAATTTTTATCAAGGGGTGCTATCGAGAGATATTGGTTTAGTAGCCTAAGTAAAAAATTAAAAATTAAGAATTAAGAATTAAGATAAATTTGTGAATAAATGATGGAATATGATATATCAGAAAGGACTTTAAGTTTTAGTATCAGAATCGTCAATTTATGCAAATTTCTTAGAGAAAATGGAGGTACAGGCTATGATTTAAGTAAACAGTTAATTCGTTGTGGTACAAGCATTGGAGCGAATATTGAGGAAGCACAAAATGCAGAAAGCACTGCCGATTTTATTCATAAGATGAGTATTTCTTTAAAAGAGGCAAGGGAAACAAAGTATTGGTTGAGAATATTAATTGCCACTGAAAAAAAACTAGGGTCAAGACTGCAACCTTTGCTTCATGAATCACATGAATTAGTTGCTATTATTTACACTATCGTAAAAAACGCAAAAACTAATCAAAGATAAAATCAAACAACTCACTCATAATTTTTAATTTTTAATTTTTAATTTTTTTAATTGTTACAAGATATTCTGCTAATTCTTGGATTCGGTTACTTTGGAGGAGAGTTTGCCCGTCGTCTCAAGATTCCTCCTCTGATTGCCATGATTTTTGCAGGAATTATTCTTGGTAATCAAGTTACTAATCTCCTGAGTAATGATATATTGCAGTCTGCTGATGATTTAAGGGTGATTGCTGTTGTTATTATCTTGATGAAAGCAGGGTTAGGTTTAGATCGACAAAAGTTGAAATCACAAGGCTCTGTTGCTTTAAGATTGGGCGTTTTACCAGCTTTAGGAGAAGCGATCGCAGTTTCTATTTTAGCGGTGATATTTTTGGATTTTGATTGGGTAACAGGATTATTATTGGGATGTATTTTAGGGGCGGAATCTCCTGCGGTAATAGTACCGGGGATGTTGCGGTTAAAGAGTTTAGGGTGGGGAGTAAAAAAAGGGATACCTGATGCAATTTTAACAGGAAGTGCTTTATCTGATGTTTTGTTATTGTTGATTTTTAGTTTATTGATGGGGTTATTGACTAGCGATGGGAATAGTCTGGAGTGGCAGTGGTTGCCGTTACAATTTTCAGGGCAAATTATCGGCGGAGTTGTTATCGGTTGGTTGGCGAGTAAGTCTTTAGTGTGGTTGATAGTTAAGCAAAAGTTAACTCAAAATATCCTACAAGAAACGATGGTTACGGGGTGCTTGGCTTTATTTTTAGTGATTATGAGTGAAAAATATCATTTTTTCTCTGGTTATCTGGCAGTAATGTCAACAGGATTTTTCTTAATCGAATTTTCTTCTCCTTTAGCTCGTTGTTTACGCAATGGCTTTGATAGTTTATGGCAAGTAGCCCAAATTTTTTTGTTTGTTTTATTGGGGGCAACCATTCCCCTTAATGTTTTAGGTAGCAGTTTCACAAAAGGCTTAATAATCATAATTTTTGGTACTTTAATCGGTAGAATGGCTGGTTGGTATCTCTCTACATGGAAAAGCAACTGGAATCAAAAGGAAAAACTCTTTCTTCTTGCGGGTAACTCCGCTAAAGCCACCGTACAAGCTGCGATCGCATCTATTCCTTTAGCACAAGGCATTAGAGGAGGAGAAGAAATATTAGCCATAGCCGCCTTATCAATTTTAGTTACAGCCCCCCTTGGTGCATGGGCGATTCCCACTTTTGCTCCTCTTTTATTAACTAAGGGTGAGGTTGATCCCACCAAAGTATCTGTTGATGATCATGTTATATTACTGAGTGCGATCGATGATTCTCCTTTAACCACTCCTGTTTTAAAGAAAACCGCAGAAATAGCTCGTCGGAGTAATGCTAAAGTAATAGTTTTGCATATTATCGATGATAGTCAGAATAATAACTTAGAGAATCTGAAGGAAAAAATCAACACATTATTAGCAGATATAAATCATCAAGTTTTAATCGTAGAAGGAGTAATAACAGAAGAAATATTGAGAGTGAGTCAAGAATTTCAGGTAAAAGAAATAATTATGGGCAAAAGAGGACATAAAAACTGGCATGAGCTTTTAATTGGTTCTGTTTCTCAAACAGTTTTAGAATCGAGTCCTATTCCTGTAATTATTGTTGAGCATTGACAATTGCCATTTAAAGAGTGACTTGAGCTCCTAAATTTTCTAAGGTAATCATTTCGGGAATAGTTAATCCTTTGATGCCTATAAAACAAGAATCTTCGAAAGGACGTTTTCCTCTCAATGCCATAATACATTTACCCGTTTCCACATTCCAAATTTTGACGGTTTCATCCTGACTGCCACTAGCCAAATATTTACTATTAGGATGAAAAGAAACAGACCAAACCCAGCTATTATGACCTCGAAGAATTCTTAAAAAATCTCCTGTCTTAGCATTCCAAAGTCTAATTGTATGATCGCAACTACCACTAGCTAAATATTCTCCATCGGGGCTAAATGCAACAGACTGAACCCAACTGTAATGACCAATCAAGGTTTTGACACATTCTCCTGTTTTGACCTTCCAAAGTCTAATTGTATAATCACAACTACCACTGGCTATATATTTACCGTCTGGGCTAAATACGACGGATTGCACCCAACTTTGATGACCTTCTAAAGTATGAAGACATTTACCCGTTTCAGTATCCCATATTTTCACCGTTCGGTCTTCACTGCCACTGGCGAGAATTTTGCCATCAGGACTAAATGCCACTGACCAAAGCCAACTTTGATGACTTCGCAGGGTTTTAAGACATTTTCCCGTCACCATATCCCATATTTTTAAACTATAGTCTCCACTGGCACTAGCTATTTTTTTGCCGTCGGGACTAAATGCCACTGAACGAATCCAACGATTATGTCCTACCAGTGTTTTGAGACATTTTCCCGTCACCATATCCCATATTTTTAAACTATAATCACTACTGGCACTGGCTAAAATTTTGCCGTCGGGACTAAATGCCACTGAACAAACCCACCCTTTATGTCCATGTAGAGAAGTGAATGTTTGTGTATTCGTGCCATTTGTGGTTAGGTTACTGACATTCCATAATTTGATTAATTTATCTTCATTGCCACAAGCTAAAGTGTTACCGTCTGGACTAAAAGTAACTGCTTGAATCCAACTAGCATAACCTTGCCATGTTTTGACACATTGACCAGTGCCGGTTTCCCAAAGTTTAATGGCATTATCTTCTCCTCCACTGGCTAAAATTTGTCCATCTCCTCGAAATGCGATCGCGCCTAGTCTGCTATTGTGTCCATGAAGTGTTTTACGACAAGTACCCTGTTGCCAATCCCATAAACGAATGGTATGATCTCCTGCTCCACTGGCTAGAATGTTATCTTCTGGGTGAAATGCTAATGAGCGTATTCTCTGTGTGTGTCCGTGTAGTTCCTTTAAACATTTTCCTGTTTGCCAATCCCATATTTTAATGATGCGATCGCCTCCTCCACTAGCTAAAATTGTTCCATCACCACTAAAAGCAAGAGTGCGAATCCAAAGAGTGTGACCTTTCAAAGTCCGCAGACATTTTCCTGTATCTAATTGCCAAATTTTAATTGATTTATCTTCACTGCCACTAGCCAAATATTTACCATCAGGACTAATCACCACCGACCAAACATAACTGTTATGACCATTTAAAGTTTGTAAACAGATTCCACTGTCAAAATCCCAAATTTTAATAGAACAATCACTGCCACCACTAATCAATTTTTGACTATCTGGAGTAAAAATAACACACCTGACTCTTTGGTTGTGACCAAACAATGTATTTAAACATTTTCCCGTACTGACATCCCAAATTTTAATGGTTTGATCGCTACTGCCACTAGCTAAATATTTACCATCGGGGCTAAAAGCCACCCCATGAACCCAACCCGCATGACCCTTAAAAATGGAGATAAGACGATTTTCCTGTAAAGACCAAACACAAATTTCCCCATTCACATCCCCTGTCACCAAAAATTGATCATTAGGACTGTAAACCATAGAAAGAATATTACTCAACCTTTGAGGAAAAACCGACTGTTGAAATTCACAATGGGCAAAATTAACATTATGAAGTTTGCATTCTTGTAAATAAGCCTGTCTGATAGTTAATTTAGAAAAATCCCATCCGCTTAAATCTGTATTTGATTCGCACAATAAATTAAGAATATTACCCACAGCATAACCTGAGCCTGTGAGATTTTCCTCTTGCAATTTTTGCACAATTTTTCTTAATTTACTTTCCAAATGATACTGATTTTTAAAAATAATAATTAATTTATCTAATAAAGGTCTAACAATAAAATTTACCTGAGATTTTCTAGTATGTTCTTTTATATCTGTTTTTAAGAGAGCATAATGATTAAATAAATCTAATTCTTCCGTAATTATTTCATTGATAATTTCCTGAATTAACTTATTAATTAAATATTCTTTTACCACAGGTTGTAAAGAAAATCGATTATCATGACATTCAATTAAAGAACGCCCCATTAACGATTTAAGTGCCGTAATTAGATTTAAACGAGAGATTGTGGGGTAAATATCCCTTTCTAAATCACTGGTAGTAACTTCATCAATATTAATTGCTAACCAATAAAGAATTTTTTTTCCTAAGTCAGATAATCGCTGGAAATGCTCTTCTAAAAGACAAATTATTTCATCAAAAATAAACACTTTGTTTTTAATAAACTCAGACAAAGAACCATCAAATAATTCTTTAATTGTTGCACCTAAAATTTTCAATGTGAGAGGATTACCATTATAGTTTTCAATTAGTTGATTTGCTTGAGCATAATTAGACCAATAACAACCTTTAATTTTTAAAATTTCTAAACCTGCCTGAGTATTTAAACCTCCCAAATTAAAACAACGAACAGGTAAAGTATCACCGCACATCAAAACCATTTCCTTGATTTTTTCTCGGCTAGTAATTAATAAACAACTTTTATGGCGACATTCTCCTAATTTTTGAAATAATTTAATATAGTCTTGAAAATCTGTCTGAAAATAGCCAGAATTAACTCCAGTGGCAAGGATTGTTTCTAAATTATCAAGAATAATTAAACAACGATGTTGAGAACAAAAATTAATTAAACGGGAAATTTGCTCATCAATATTAATAACTAAGTCTTTCTCTTGTTGAGTGAAAAATTGCAAAATGTCTGAAAGCAAATCACTAAGTAAAGTTGCATTACTTAAAGACCTCCAAATAACATATTCAAAGTCATATTCTATATTTTCCCCCAACTTAACACTCAGATAAGTTTTTCCCATACCCCCCATGCCCACAATACCCACACAACGGCATTTATCTTGAACAATCCACGTTTGTAGTTGGGTTAATTCAGATTCTCTCCCGACAAAATAACTCACATCTGGGGCTGTACCCCAATCTTTTTGAGTATTGTAACAAGAGTTAATATTTTCTTTGGCATTATTGAAATCATTACAAGTAACTTCTGAAGATTGAGGAGAAAAAGATAAGTTGAGATTACTGTCGAGTTTTTTTTGTTCTAGGATTTTAATTTTTTTTTCTAAAATGGTGCGAAAGTTAGTTTTTTTGACTTTTTCTTCGCAAATGTCCGATAAAAGTTGCCAGAGTTTTGGCCCTGCGTCTCTTTTGAGATAACTAACCGAATAACCACAAGATTGGGCTATTTCTTCATAACGCTTACGAGGTTCAGATAAGGATATTAACAATAACTGCTTTTGTAGATCACTTAGATAGTGTCCACTTTTAATATAAACTTGGTCATCTACCAACTGAATTATTTGTTCTACATCCATGGGTTTTGTGTGACAAAAAATCTCAAAAGTTTTTCCTTTGATTTTAGTGCTGATTTGACAATTTGATATTTAACTTTAAAATCTTTTAATAAGTTGTTAATTCGTTTTTAAGCAAAAAGAGTCAAAAACAATTATGTTTCGATCATAAATAATATCAGTTATTATAGCTAGGTTTTGTTTATATAAGTTTTAAAAATAAGTACAAATATCAACAAGAATAAATAAAAAATAGAACATGATTACTTTTATCTCTTGATTACCAGAGCTTTTTTTTATTTTTTGAAGTAATAGAAAGAGGAAAAAACAAGAACATTTTTTAATGAGTAAACGATAGTATTTAGTGAAAATAGTCTTTATTTACTACTTTTCTCGTAAAATCTAAAACTAATAAGACTTAAATAATCTGGTTCTTCAGAGTGTGGTTATGATAAATTAATAAAAAATAACTTCCATAACCTTTATTGAATAGTGTTTATAGTAAAATAAGAACTAAAAGTTTATAAATTATTATTTAATAATCCCCTATTGCCTATTGCCTCTTGCCTGTCGCCTACCCTAACTAATAATTTACACGACGAGAAGT
This is a stretch of genomic DNA from Cyanobacterium aponinum PCC 10605. It encodes these proteins:
- a CDS encoding efflux RND transporter permease subunit; translation: MNFIKTAIRWRHGTGVLFCLLALFGILALFQLPLELQPGGDTPEISIRTAYSGASPAEVEDLVTRPIEERLEEVPGVQEIISTSSSGLSNINVEFAWDSDIDRSLVDVLNKLQQVEALPAEADESEVEIVSGSSSPMMWIVLTPKEGFAGDDFHYRDLVDDVIVPSLRQVQGIGEFIISGGREREVEVIVDPKALADRNLTISDVVRTLRNNNRDIRGGPLVLGRREYRVRTISRINDVKQLEDFVLRRDASGTVYLGDVATAQMGRAIQDRALIRNNEPAVGIGIVRQVGGNVPAISQGIRQQLALLEERFDRAGEGIAFDITYDENDYVNQSISFVQSNLIIGAILAALILLLFLGSIRTVAVIAISIPTTLITVFIVFYLLGRTLNVISLAGLAFAVGMVVDNAIVVLENIFSHLQKGKTPVKAAIDGTNEVAGAMLASTLTTVAVFAPIILVTGEAGQLFFDIGIALSVSVLFSLFAAITLVPMLAGLFLKHNEAEQMLSGVISDQGNGLERAIAQTSAIFRLLQSKLEAFLLKTVRWSLGEGKLKRRLFVLASPLLLLIISLQLLPPADYLPEGNRNLIIWLAEPYPGTSIPEAIELSEAPRNFVAQQPEVMRTLYVHRPGRRIIAAFIKPELATSNNLNSLVERLRAKSNDYPGYRFLIPIRASIFQNPGKEFEIQIIGENLEQLNQIQQEISQQIRSLEGVRNVRSNFVTGAPELQIIPNRVRLAEAQISEADLGEVVQAALGGVRASEFVDGNRELDVTVELKDTFVSSPEQLRQLAIYNGQGKRLQLADIAEVFETTGADTINHVDLERSITLTVSLDREAPLGALIEQTQREILDPLQETLPSDVRLELAGSADVLGETLFQLASTFVLSLIITYLLLVALYKSFTYPIIIMATVPMGITGALLSLVIANSIPGVVVPLDMITGLGFVILTGIVVNNAILLVDRALQLQEEGMEYNTSLYYAVSDRLRPIFMSAGTSVLGMLPLALLPGKGTELYQGLGVVLVGGLILSTFLTPTIIPALMGLLQDFSGKNHQQSSSQTSPPVGTLQN
- a CDS encoding carbon dioxide-concentrating mechanism protein CcmK, with the translated sequence MPSQSAVGSLETKGFPGVLAAADAMVKAGRVTLVGYIRVGSARFTVNIRGDVSEVKTAMAAGIDAVEKAEGAALESWVIIPRPHENVCAVLPIDYSESVEPYRQAVEGIALPSARNS
- a CDS encoding carbon dioxide-concentrating mechanism protein CcmK, which codes for MPEAVGVIETLGFPSILATADAVVKAARVTIVYFDKAEKGDFIIAFRGPVSEVKRAMEEGIREGANVFGGVIQSHYIVPNPPPNVVDVLPIHYTEASEPYRFTF
- the pntA gene encoding Re/Si-specific NAD(P)(+) transhydrogenase subunit alpha, with protein sequence MTATLTENITSDSVQTSLKIAIPKEIYPSECRVSATPDTATKLQKLGFTVLVETQAGEKANFSDRAYTEVGCKIIENREKLWQEGDIILKVRPPQPEEVELLTAEKTLISFIYPAQNSELLEKLSDKQATVLAMDAVPRISRAQKLDALSSMANIAGYRAVIEAANNFGRFFTGQITAAGKVPPAKVLVIGAGVAGLAAIGAAKSLGAIVRAFDTRLVVKEQVESLGGEFLELEFAEDGSGEGGYAKTMSKEFIDAEMALFAEQAEDVDIIITTALIPGKPAPKLITEEMVQTMKEGSVIVDLAAEQGGNCEVTKPNEIYQYAGVTIVGLTDLPSRMASQSSQLYGTNLWHLLKDMGGNDKFTVNLEDEVIRGALVTHQGEITFPPPKIAQPSPATPVKPEAKIVTTESKKEKKGNGGIIWALLAILALIGIGIGAPESFLSHFTVFILAVFVGWQVIWNVTPALHTPLMSVTNAISGIIIVGGMLQISGELTSPTTILGAIAILVGTINISGGFLVTQRMLKMFRK
- a CDS encoding glycosyltransferase; its protein translation is MRIALFTETFLPKVDGIVTRLKHTVEHLQKQGDEVLIFSPEGGLKEYKGAKINGIKGIPLPLYPELKLAIPNPSIGFSLRRFKPDLVHVVNPAVLGLGGIFYAKKYDIPLVASYHTHLPQYLHHYNLGALEGLLWEMLKLAHNQARLNLCTSTAMVNELESHGIERVDLWQRGVDTDSFHPDLISNQMRDRLSGGNPDAPLLLYVGRVSAEKEIDKIKPVLENIPNARLAIVGNGPAREELEALFAGTNTNFVGYLHGQDLGSAYASADAFIFPSSTETLGLVLLEAMAAGCPVVAARRGGIPDIVTDGVNGYLFEPDDPQGAIAATQKLLAKTDEREQLRQNARKEAEKWGWASATTQLRNFYQGVLSRDIGLVA
- a CDS encoding four helix bundle protein, which produces MMEYDISERTLSFSIRIVNLCKFLRENGGTGYDLSKQLIRCGTSIGANIEEAQNAESTADFIHKMSISLKEARETKYWLRILIATEKKLGSRLQPLLHESHELVAIIYTIVKNAKTNQR